The following nucleotide sequence is from uncultured Draconibacterium sp..
AATTCCTTCGCCAAAAAATATAAAGTCGGGCTTTAGCACTTCTCCATCATTTACACATTTGGGCGGAATGTTTTCAAAATCAATATCTCCGGCATCATAAATTTTTCCGCACTTTAAACATTTTAGCTTTTTTGAATTCCCATGAAACTCATAAACTGTTTCACTTCCGGCTTCGTAATGTAGGTTGTCGATATTCTGGGTAACAACAGCATTTAACAGCTTGTTACTTTCCATCTGTGCGAGTACACGGTGCGCATCATTGGGTTTTGCATCAGCAAAAAAGTCGTAAAATATCTCACGAATATAGTTCCAGCAGTGTTCCGGGTTATTCAGGAAATATACCAAATCCAGCACCTGTGGATCGTATTTGTTCCAAAGACCGTGTTCTCCACGAAACGGAGGAATCCCACTTTCAACCGAAATTCCGGCGCCTGTAAACGCCATGGTGTATTTCGATTTTTTTATTAGGTTTGCAGCTTCATTTTTTAAGATTTCCACATTTACTCTATATTTTAAAAGTATAATGATCTCCAGTAGAGATAATAACAATTACATCGGAAATATTAGCTTGTGTTATTTTATTCATTATAGTACCACAGATATATTACCCTATAACGTTAAATTATACATTAATGAGTTATCAAGACATTTTGATAAAGTTAAGGTACTTTGCAATAATGAAAAAATTCTGGTTAAGAATTATTCGTTAAAAACGAACATCGAAATTATTCATAATCCAAACAGAGGTTACGACTTTGGCATGTTTTATCGTAATTTTTATGATATTGATCCTGATAAATACGCACAAATTGCCGTAATAAACGACAGTAATATTCTATTTAATAAACTAGATCCGGTTTTTGAATGGGCAAAAGAGGATGATGCCGATTTTTGGGGAATTATTGATTCTCACGAGAAGCCTTGGTTCTCGATGCATCCTGAGAATTACCATCTTCAAAGTCATTTTTTAGTATTTAACAAAAATGCAATACAAAAACTACCTTCGTTTTTAAACCAACTTGATATAGACAAAATATTTAACGAGAAGGATAAAAAGCGCCTTAGACGACATGTTATAAATGATTGGGAAATAGGTGTTTCGCAATTCTTAATCGCCCAGGACTTAAAACCAGCCGCATTTGTTGGGAGCCGTGCCATGGAGGTTCAGCTAAACACAAAAGCTAAAAACCTCACAAATTCTATGTATCAT
It contains:
- a CDS encoding rhamnan synthesis F family protein → MISSRDNNNYIGNISLCYFIHYSTTDILPYNVKLYINELSRHFDKVKVLCNNEKILVKNYSLKTNIEIIHNPNRGYDFGMFYRNFYDIDPDKYAQIAVINDSNILFNKLDPVFEWAKEDDADFWGIIDSHEKPWFSMHPENYHLQSHFLVFNKNAIQKLPSFLNQLDIDKIFNEKDKKRLRRHVINDWEIGVSQFLIAQDLKPAAFVGSRAMEVQLNTKAKNLTNSMYHELAGNGYPLLKKKVITGKKKWYQPKDRKWKNTIREYGHEDWVIEKIICEFE
- a CDS encoding NAD-dependent protein deacylase, whose amino-acid sequence is MEILKNEAANLIKKSKYTMAFTGAGISVESGIPPFRGEHGLWNKYDPQVLDLVYFLNNPEHCWNYIREIFYDFFADAKPNDAHRVLAQMESNKLLNAVVTQNIDNLHYEAGSETVYEFHGNSKKLKCLKCGKIYDAGDIDFENIPPKCVNDGEVLKPDFIFFGEGIPPDAYADSFAAAEKAKVCIIVGSTGEVTPASYVPRTAKQAGATIIEINPEETIFTSSITDIYLKGKATEVLNQLGELLF